From the genome of Campylobacter concisus, one region includes:
- a CDS encoding formate/nitrite transporter family protein: MLNPAETAQAVSSSMEHKAHMPLTSIIFLAIMAGAAIAMGDIFWAHSTVGMAENQSIGLSNFIGGITFSCGLMMVVFYGGHLFTSSVLSGVSAYEGKLKLGKTIGYWAIVWIFNFVGGALIAYMYYYSGLPLKYDGYILQHFIPAGIGKITAPFHELFIRGIFCNVFVCMSIWTATSESNLSGKFFAIMWMIGAFVACSMEHCVANMFIITEAIISKAHYIAANGGDIAAAAAALGHGITAEKLEVLNWGNFIGKNLVPVTLGNICGGLFFVGLVGFMANKFDMKKKLKNF; encoded by the coding sequence ATGTTAAATCCGGCAGAAACTGCTCAAGCGGTCTCAAGCTCTATGGAGCATAAGGCTCATATGCCGCTTACTAGTATTATTTTTCTTGCTATCATGGCTGGAGCTGCTATTGCTATGGGTGATATTTTTTGGGCTCACTCAACAGTTGGTATGGCTGAAAACCAGTCTATTGGTCTTTCAAATTTTATCGGCGGTATCACATTTAGCTGTGGTCTTATGATGGTTGTCTTTTATGGTGGACATCTTTTTACAAGCTCTGTTTTAAGTGGTGTTAGTGCATATGAAGGAAAGCTAAAACTAGGTAAGACTATCGGATACTGGGCTATCGTTTGGATATTTAACTTCGTTGGTGGCGCATTGATTGCGTATATGTACTACTACTCAGGCTTGCCACTAAAGTATGATGGCTATATCTTGCAGCACTTTATACCAGCTGGCATTGGCAAGATCACAGCACCATTTCATGAGCTATTTATCCGCGGAATTTTTTGTAACGTCTTTGTTTGTATGTCTATTTGGACTGCGACAAGTGAGAGCAATCTATCTGGTAAATTCTTTGCCATTATGTGGATGATCGGCGCATTTGTGGCTTGCTCTATGGAGCACTGCGTGGCAAATATGTTCATAATCACTGAAGCCATCATCTCAAAAGCTCACTATATAGCAGCAAACGGCGGAGATATCGCTGCTGCGGCTGCAGCTTTAGGACATGGCATTACGGCTGAAAAACTAGAAGTTTTAAACTGGGGAAATTTTATCGGTAAAAACTTAGTTCCAGTTACGCTGGGCAATATCTGCGGCGGACTTTTCTTTGTTGGTTTAGTTGGCTTTATGGCTAATAAATTTGATATGAAGAAAAAGCTTAAAAATTTTTAG
- a CDS encoding NADH-quinone oxidoreductase subunit B family protein gives MSLYQVPEDIKTANDLTAKLEHLKNIKRSFSVYRIDCGSCNGCEIEIFAAITPMWDPERFGFKLVANPRHADILLCTGPVTRQMYYPLLRAYEATPDPKIVVALGACGSSGGIFHDAYSVWGGIDKIIPVDVYIPGCPPHPASIIYGLGMALGIIDQKLHKKSYEEDNTLPPSVEKSVIGDILFERDLQAESRRLMSYIFGRILFEKYMNAIKCSKDVHDPSISREAVLTAIKKEEDPRYAECMGLLHNDVYLKYAKADKSFAIDVDSEVWSKR, from the coding sequence ATGAGTCTATATCAAGTCCCAGAGGACATAAAAACAGCAAATGATCTAACTGCAAAGCTAGAGCATCTAAAAAATATCAAAAGAAGCTTTAGCGTTTATAGGATCGACTGTGGAAGCTGTAACGGCTGTGAGATAGAAATTTTTGCAGCTATTACACCGATGTGGGATCCTGAGCGTTTTGGTTTTAAACTTGTTGCAAACCCAAGACACGCTGATATTTTGCTTTGCACCGGTCCTGTAACAAGACAGATGTATTATCCACTTCTTCGTGCTTATGAGGCGACTCCAGATCCTAAGATCGTAGTTGCTCTTGGTGCATGCGGAAGCAGTGGCGGAATTTTCCACGACGCTTATAGCGTTTGGGGTGGCATCGATAAGATAATCCCAGTCGATGTCTATATCCCAGGCTGTCCTCCACACCCAGCAAGCATTATTTACGGTCTTGGCATGGCTCTTGGTATCATCGATCAAAAACTTCATAAAAAAAGCTATGAAGAAGATAACACATTGCCACCTTCAGTTGAGAAGTCGGTCATAGGTGATATTTTGTTCGAGCGCGACTTGCAAGCTGAAAGTAGAAGGCTAATGAGCTATATCTTTGGTAGAATCCTTTTCGAAAAATATATGAATGCTATCAAATGCTCAAAAGATGTCCATGACCCAAGCATTTCAAGAGAGGCTGTGCTTACAGCTATCAAAAAAGAGGAAGATCCTAGATATGCTGAGTGCATGGGGCTTTTGCATAATGATGTCTATCTAAAATATGCAAAAGCTGATAAAAGCTTTGCGATAGACGTTGATAGCGAGGTTTGGAGTAAGAGATGA
- a CDS encoding acyl-CoA thioesterase yields MDILKDFGEPRIKQVMLPKDTNSAGNIFGGWIMSQIDLAGAQAAREISPERVVTISMKEIIFKQPVFVGDVLSCYARIISVGKTSITTQIEVTALRLNDGGFRETIHVTSAIATYVSVTKDGLKKPIDEKLKQLHGF; encoded by the coding sequence ATGGATATTTTAAAGGATTTTGGTGAGCCACGTATCAAACAAGTTATGTTGCCAAAGGACACAAACTCAGCTGGAAATATTTTTGGTGGCTGGATAATGAGTCAGATCGACCTTGCAGGTGCTCAGGCTGCTAGAGAAATTTCTCCTGAACGCGTTGTGACCATTTCTATGAAAGAGATCATTTTTAAACAACCTGTTTTTGTTGGCGATGTGCTAAGCTGCTACGCTAGAATCATCTCCGTTGGTAAAACCTCGATAACAACGCAAATAGAAGTGACTGCACTTAGGCTAAATGACGGTGGCTTTAGAGAGACTATACATGTCACAAGCGCTATTGCAACCTACGTCAGTGTAACAAAAGATGGACTTAAAAAGCCAATCGATGAGAAGCTAAAACAACTTCATGGATTTTAA
- a CDS encoding hydrogenase 3 maturation endopeptidase HyCI: protein MKKAILCIGNPMRGDDDVGNEVGRIVETELKEWKVFFGQDVPENEFSAIREFAPDILIVVDAMSGFDEDKIEFFDLSDDRDYIYSTHNLPTPVLLSYLRKICHKTLFLGISVLLENVLNFEEGLSEQAKKSARKAFLRIVEIDKNLVG, encoded by the coding sequence ATGAAAAAGGCCATCCTTTGCATCGGTAATCCTATGCGTGGCGATGATGATGTGGGCAATGAAGTAGGTCGCATCGTAGAGACCGAGCTAAAAGAGTGGAAGGTCTTTTTTGGACAAGATGTGCCTGAGAATGAATTTTCAGCCATTAGAGAATTTGCACCTGATATTTTGATAGTCGTCGATGCGATGAGCGGCTTTGATGAGGATAAGATAGAGTTTTTTGACCTAAGTGACGATAGAGACTACATCTACTCAACTCACAATCTACCAACGCCAGTGCTTTTGAGTTATTTGCGAAAAATTTGCCATAAAACGCTGTTTTTAGGCATTAGCGTCTTGCTCGAAAATGTCTTAAATTTTGAAGAGGGACTAAGCGAGCAGGCTAAAAAAAGTGCAAGAAAAGCTTTTTTGAGAATTGTAGAGATTGATAAAAATTTAGTTGGTTAA
- the ciaB gene encoding invasion protein CiaB: MNDFKRLNELTKEQKNKLNAIYKNLDDDIINEAVKICALAGTPSQKLALARRIVDLKVDPLRNELKKLNLGEDEQKSVLNLMYGYVRNLYENLHAKLLEKAKEEKILDQFNQAFVQAMHELGLSLNTWQISWQDRIIDTTNKEFEAKFKDLSLANEFINKNGLFQCDSNGVRADRTYGAVCEEGEKFSFLPYALAFKNEVRELKSVFAKNLEILRNLAKNDEQKSYVKYLEKLQNAFCEEDNAKVINAWQEAEIAWMDVKGALQPGHPLEYYEDAYTHAVALEWDIRLVDSEGIDELKFKEKVSKTYKSVCEKIKFDNASTNKAVSENIARTQLYISVPMIYYGAELNGLFSAQVVPNDESVSVKCGKKIFAFVNHVYEGAKAKPFMKLGAEIFNKEFLDFGREILFLKPKIWKKVYEISTIGHEFGHILFIGLDTEMSMNKSGVFKFIEEYKATTGGLVNFFLHEEAEYKMAVFHELIARAVGLIAWRKVDEVRAYYCEGLIHLSLLFRAGVLKFDGRLSVDMSEQAYAKFKEICLENYYDLAQTYAKKVDASTFLEKFCQKDEQSYLPKDEECKKFVEHFYARYEAIGNDVDESGEWQRWQSLAKKAK, translated from the coding sequence ATGAACGATTTTAAAAGATTAAATGAACTCACAAAAGAGCAAAAAAACAAGTTAAATGCTATTTATAAAAATTTAGATGATGATATCATAAATGAGGCTGTTAAAATTTGTGCTCTTGCTGGCACACCAAGCCAAAAACTAGCCCTTGCAAGAAGGATAGTAGATCTTAAAGTAGATCCGCTTCGAAATGAGCTAAAAAAGCTAAATTTAGGCGAAGACGAGCAAAAAAGTGTACTAAATTTAATGTATGGCTACGTTAGAAATTTATATGAAAATCTGCACGCCAAGCTTTTAGAAAAGGCCAAAGAAGAAAAAATTTTAGATCAGTTTAATCAAGCCTTTGTGCAGGCTATGCATGAGCTTGGGCTTAGTCTAAATACGTGGCAAATTTCATGGCAGGATCGCATTATCGACACTACAAATAAAGAGTTTGAAGCTAAATTTAAAGATTTAAGCCTGGCAAATGAGTTTATCAATAAAAACGGCTTATTTCAGTGCGATAGTAACGGTGTAAGGGCTGATAGAACTTATGGCGCAGTTTGCGAAGAGGGCGAGAAATTTAGCTTTTTGCCTTACGCACTTGCTTTTAAAAATGAGGTGAGAGAGCTTAAAAGCGTCTTTGCTAAAAATCTTGAAATTTTAAGAAATTTAGCTAAAAACGACGAGCAAAAATCTTATGTCAAATACCTTGAAAAGCTACAAAACGCCTTTTGTGAAGAGGACAATGCAAAGGTGATAAATGCATGGCAAGAGGCCGAGATAGCGTGGATGGATGTAAAAGGAGCACTTCAGCCAGGCCATCCGCTAGAATACTACGAGGATGCCTACACGCACGCAGTTGCGCTTGAATGGGATATCAGGCTGGTTGATAGCGAGGGCATTGATGAGCTTAAATTTAAAGAAAAAGTGTCAAAAACTTATAAGAGCGTTTGCGAAAAGATCAAGTTTGATAATGCCTCGACAAACAAGGCAGTTAGCGAAAATATCGCTAGGACGCAGCTTTATATAAGCGTGCCGATGATTTATTATGGTGCGGAATTAAATGGACTTTTTAGTGCTCAAGTCGTGCCAAATGATGAGAGTGTTAGCGTAAAATGTGGTAAGAAAATTTTTGCTTTTGTAAATCACGTCTACGAGGGCGCAAAGGCAAAGCCTTTTATGAAGCTTGGGGCTGAAATTTTTAACAAGGAATTTTTGGATTTTGGTAGAGAAATTTTATTTTTAAAGCCAAAAATTTGGAAAAAAGTATATGAAATTTCAACAATTGGCCATGAGTTTGGACACATCCTCTTTATCGGGCTTGATACCGAGATGAGCATGAATAAAAGTGGCGTCTTTAAATTTATAGAAGAGTATAAGGCGACAACTGGTGGGCTAGTAAATTTTTTCTTGCACGAAGAGGCGGAGTATAAAATGGCTGTCTTTCACGAGCTAATCGCCCGTGCTGTTGGGCTTATCGCGTGGCGAAAGGTTGATGAGGTGAGGGCGTACTACTGCGAGGGGCTCATACATCTTAGTTTGCTTTTTAGAGCTGGGGTGCTTAAATTTGACGGCAGGCTAAGCGTAGATATGAGCGAGCAAGCTTACGCTAAATTTAAAGAAATTTGCTTAGAAAACTACTATGATCTAGCGCAAACATACGCTAAAAAAGTTGATGCGAGCACATTTTTAGAGAAATTTTGTCAAAAAGATGAGCAAAGCTATCTGCCAAAAGATGAAGAGTGCAAGAAATTTGTTGAGCATTTTTACGCTAGATACGAAGCTATCGGCAACGACGTCGATGAAAGTGGCGAGTGGCAAAGGTGGCAAAGCTTAGCCAAAAAGGCAAAGTAA
- a CDS encoding Crp/Fnr family transcriptional regulator gives MKKSRLGLLQTQITKILTQNELDKFEYKELPKTSIIYTEEIKIIILKSGCAKLSFFEDGEEFILYRLEANNIAVLDDNCAFEILEDAKIYSINLSEISEILSNVNVVDEILKAALNAIIVQRQIIKSILFEDAKGRIANFLIELAKEQDLKQNGYHYIFLPFSLKVLSSFVGLKRQSASTTFNELIKDDIIRKITPHEFLIIDYEKLESYTN, from the coding sequence ATGAAAAAATCACGCCTAGGTCTTTTGCAAACACAAATCACAAAGATCCTAACTCAAAATGAGCTTGATAAATTTGAGTATAAAGAGCTACCAAAAACAAGCATAATCTACACCGAAGAGATCAAGATCATCATCTTAAAAAGTGGCTGTGCAAAGCTCTCATTTTTTGAAGATGGAGAGGAATTTATCCTTTACCGTTTGGAAGCAAATAACATTGCTGTTCTTGATGATAACTGCGCTTTTGAAATTTTAGAAGATGCAAAAATTTACTCCATAAACTTAAGCGAAATAAGTGAAATTTTATCAAATGTAAATGTTGTAGATGAAATTTTAAAAGCGGCGTTAAACGCCATTATCGTGCAACGTCAGATCATAAAATCAATACTTTTTGAAGATGCAAAAGGTAGGATTGCAAATTTTTTGATCGAGCTTGCAAAGGAGCAGGATCTAAAGCAAAATGGATATCACTACATATTTTTACCATTTTCTCTAAAGGTGCTTTCAAGCTTTGTGGGGCTCAAACGCCAAAGCGCTTCAACTACTTTTAATGAGCTTATAAAAGATGACATCATAAGAAAGATCACACCACACGAGTTTTTAATAATTGATTATGAAAAACTTGAAAGTTACACAAACTAA
- a CDS encoding formate hydrogenlyase maturation HycH family protein, with translation MIQAYKLTKRHMDDNDKLPRELKEIKIFSTCVGHGVGTIDFSEKILELSDEEFDEMIKNSGEYVKFKIGNLSKYFEVEIFAEHIAKLLPQLCECKLKEILANLKEGYIVLRKDF, from the coding sequence ATGATACAAGCTTATAAGCTTACAAAAAGGCATATGGATGACAACGATAAGCTTCCACGCGAGCTAAAAGAGATAAAAATTTTCTCCACTTGCGTAGGACATGGCGTTGGTACGATTGATTTTAGCGAGAAAATTTTAGAGCTAAGCGATGAGGAATTTGACGAGATGATCAAAAACTCAGGCGAATACGTGAAATTTAAAATCGGAAATTTAAGCAAATATTTTGAAGTTGAAATTTTTGCCGAGCATATCGCTAAACTCTTGCCGCAGCTTTGTGAGTGTAAGCTTAAAGAAATTTTGGCAAATTTAAAAGAGGGTTATATCGTGCTTAGGAAGGACTTTTGA
- a CDS encoding putative bifunctional diguanylate cyclase/phosphodiesterase translates to MDFWIDEISFFGYDIVFKSAFFMLFVATLHLREGEANLKFRALRNDFDKILIQKLFVFAAFLTIMILYSWKINLTWLFSILVTLLAYGALSYTFSNVRKMDILIKREIHIKKVLNNQIESKVKELEETNRHLQRISKYDYLTNALNRQYFIARLEEMIKSKALGEKIDIYSIDINHFKAINDSYGHYIGDDVIAKFALNIESILPPNDSLFARSGGDDFIVVIKQNENVHCREFLHYLLKAISEPIVIDDYKIVLDAKIGISSIQTSEILADDFIMQSEAALEAAKKDASEKYVFYSDIKSIIQDRNYIEILLNSISFDEEFELKFQPQYLIEGKKIVGAEALVRWNSPIKGPVDQSKFIPIAEQSFIINAIGKWVAKNAIKQMAFWNEKYNTNLKIGINISPKQIDNINFASKFLSYIDRYGIDPSCVDVEITEASLVNAEEMMQSALFELSNRGICISIDDFGTGFSSMSYIKKYPMSRLKIAKELIDNIAKNDIDKDVVKSVIALAKNVELKTIAEGVEDETQLEILRELGCDEVQGYLWGKPMSAEDFEKLIISAI, encoded by the coding sequence ATGGATTTTTGGATAGATGAAATATCCTTTTTTGGATACGACATTGTATTTAAGAGTGCATTTTTTATGTTGTTTGTTGCTACGCTTCATTTAAGAGAGGGTGAGGCAAATCTAAAATTTAGGGCGCTCAGAAACGATTTTGATAAAATTTTAATACAAAAGCTATTTGTTTTTGCCGCATTTTTGACAATTATGATCTTGTACTCTTGGAAGATAAATTTGACATGGTTATTTTCTATTTTAGTTACTTTGCTTGCATACGGGGCATTATCTTATACATTTTCTAATGTTAGAAAGATGGATATTTTAATTAAACGTGAAATACATATCAAAAAAGTATTAAATAATCAGATAGAAAGTAAAGTAAAAGAGCTTGAAGAGACAAATAGGCACCTACAAAGGATCAGTAAATATGATTATCTAACGAATGCTCTAAATCGCCAGTATTTTATTGCAAGGCTTGAAGAGATGATAAAGTCAAAGGCACTTGGAGAAAAGATAGATATTTATAGTATTGACATAAACCATTTTAAAGCGATAAATGACTCGTACGGGCACTATATCGGCGATGATGTAATAGCAAAGTTCGCTTTAAATATTGAGTCAATATTGCCACCAAACGATTCCTTATTTGCAAGATCTGGCGGCGATGACTTTATCGTTGTTATCAAACAAAATGAAAATGTGCATTGCAGGGAATTTTTACATTATCTACTAAAAGCTATTTCAGAGCCAATCGTTATAGATGATTATAAAATTGTACTTGATGCGAAAATAGGGATTAGCTCGATACAAACTAGTGAAATTTTAGCTGATGATTTTATCATGCAATCAGAAGCAGCACTAGAAGCAGCAAAGAAAGATGCATCTGAAAAGTACGTTTTTTATAGTGATATAAAAAGCATTATTCAGGATAGAAACTACATAGAAATATTGCTAAATAGCATAAGCTTTGATGAAGAATTTGAGCTAAAATTTCAGCCCCAGTATCTAATAGAAGGTAAAAAAATAGTAGGAGCAGAGGCTCTTGTTAGGTGGAACTCTCCTATAAAAGGTCCGGTAGATCAATCAAAATTTATCCCAATAGCTGAACAAAGCTTTATTATCAATGCAATAGGAAAATGGGTGGCAAAAAATGCTATAAAACAAATGGCCTTTTGGAATGAAAAATATAATACAAACCTAAAAATAGGCATAAATATCTCGCCAAAGCAGATTGATAATATAAATTTTGCATCTAAATTTTTAAGCTATATAGATAGATACGGCATCGATCCATCTTGTGTAGATGTTGAGATCACTGAGGCTAGCCTTGTAAATGCCGAAGAGATGATGCAAAGCGCGTTATTTGAGCTTTCTAATAGAGGAATTTGCATATCCATAGATGATTTTGGCACCGGTTTTTCATCGATGAGTTATATCAAAAAATATCCTATGAGTCGCCTAAAGATCGCTAAAGAGCTGATAGATAATATTGCTAAAAATGATATAGATAAAGACGTAGTAAAAAGCGTTATAGCTTTGGCTAAAAATGTGGAGCTAAAGACTATTGCTGAAGGCGTCGAAGATGAAACCCAGCTTGAAATTTTAAGAGAGCTTGGATGTGATGAGGTGCAAGGGTATCTTTGGGGTAAGCCTATGAGTGCAGAGGATTTTGAAAAGCTTATAATAAGTGCTATTTAA
- a CDS encoding formate hydrogenlyase complex iron-sulfur subunit, protein MMKLFDITEKYGKATYAYPFEPYIVPENFRGQPNYTYDLCIGCAACGIACPSNAIELKMNEEQTKLVWEFDCGRCIFCGRCDEVCPTGAVRLSDSFELAVKFDKSALIQRGELEMQTCKCCGKPFTPKRLINFTLEKLGTANLLPGRLEEAKDYLYICPECKKNQSAERLTKGIEEAIK, encoded by the coding sequence ATGATGAAGTTATTTGACATCACAGAAAAATATGGAAAAGCGACATACGCCTATCCATTTGAGCCATATATTGTTCCTGAAAATTTTCGTGGTCAGCCAAACTATACATATGATCTTTGCATAGGTTGTGCAGCCTGCGGTATCGCTTGTCCTAGTAACGCGATAGAGCTTAAGATGAATGAGGAGCAAACAAAGCTTGTTTGGGAATTTGACTGTGGTCGTTGTATATTTTGCGGGCGCTGCGATGAGGTTTGCCCAACTGGAGCTGTAAGACTTAGCGATAGCTTTGAGCTTGCGGTTAAATTTGACAAGAGCGCTCTTATACAAAGGGGCGAGCTTGAGATGCAAACTTGCAAATGCTGCGGCAAGCCATTTACGCCAAAAAGGCTTATAAATTTCACCCTTGAAAAGCTTGGCACAGCAAATTTACTCCCAGGCAGACTTGAAGAGGCAAAAGACTACCTTTATATCTGCCCAGAGTGCAAGAAAAATCAATCTGCTGAGAGGCTAACAAAAGGCATTGAGGAGGCTATAAAATGA
- a CDS encoding NADH-quinone oxidoreductase subunit C — MRGDKFIEILKTKVKILEVTRQADDQITVLVDRNDLPLAVKTLYYDIGGFISTMIPNDERQINGSYALYYAISMEGSKMTEADDFAAEDKCFITVKTLIPGSDPTFPSVTPLVPACVWYEREAYDMFGLVAEGLPDKRRLVLSDDWPDGLHPLRKDAMDYRYRPDPVDHRDEPDSEFLFPTGDAVVDVPLGPLHITSDEPGHFRLFCDGDEIIDADYRLFYQHRGMEKLAENRMNYDQMGYLAERVCGICGYAHAIACIEAAEKAIKLEIPLRAQAIRVICLEIERLHSHLLNIGLACEVTGNYNAFMHIFRVREYSMELAQLVTGGRKTYGNVVMGGLRRDMTNQEIKKGIEIINKLDVQISEIWDAVIEDKRQIGRWKGVGILDRQIARDFSPVGPNMRGSGFKRDNRYDHPYDFFKQIEFEVAVEHGCDVFAREMVRYKELKSSIHIIRQCFELMPQTPIMIDPVTMIKPENFALGHDEAPRGENVHWIMQGSAQKVYRWRCRAATYNNWPSLRYQFRGNNISDAALIVCSLDPCYSCTERVTLVDVRTKKSKILTEKDLKKFCQDGGVSKKDLR; from the coding sequence ATGAGAGGCGATAAATTTATAGAAATCCTAAAAACTAAAGTAAAAATTTTAGAGGTAACTCGTCAAGCAGACGATCAGATCACTGTTTTAGTCGATAGAAATGACCTCCCTTTAGCTGTTAAAACGCTCTACTATGATATTGGCGGCTTTATAAGCACAATGATACCAAATGACGAGCGCCAGATAAATGGCAGCTATGCGCTTTACTACGCTATCTCAATGGAAGGTAGTAAGATGACTGAGGCGGACGACTTTGCGGCTGAGGATAAGTGCTTTATCACTGTTAAAACGCTTATTCCAGGAAGTGATCCGACATTCCCATCTGTTACTCCGCTAGTGCCAGCTTGTGTTTGGTATGAAAGAGAAGCTTATGATATGTTTGGACTTGTGGCTGAAGGTTTGCCTGATAAAAGGCGTCTAGTTTTAAGTGATGACTGGCCAGACGGACTTCACCCACTTAGAAAAGATGCGATGGATTATCGCTACCGCCCTGATCCGGTTGATCATAGAGATGAGCCTGATTCTGAGTTTTTGTTTCCAACAGGTGATGCAGTAGTTGATGTGCCACTTGGACCACTACATATTACTTCAGATGAGCCAGGTCACTTTAGACTTTTCTGTGACGGCGACGAGATCATCGATGCTGACTACCGCTTGTTCTATCAACACCGCGGTATGGAAAAGCTAGCTGAAAACAGAATGAACTATGATCAAATGGGCTATCTTGCAGAGCGTGTTTGTGGAATTTGTGGTTATGCTCACGCTATTGCTTGTATAGAAGCAGCAGAAAAAGCTATCAAGCTTGAAATTCCACTAAGAGCTCAAGCTATACGCGTCATCTGTCTTGAGATCGAGCGTCTTCATAGCCACCTTTTAAATATCGGTCTAGCTTGTGAGGTCACTGGTAACTATAATGCGTTTATGCACATCTTTAGGGTTCGTGAGTACTCTATGGAGCTAGCCCAACTAGTAACTGGCGGACGTAAAACATACGGCAACGTCGTTATGGGCGGCTTAAGACGTGATATGACAAACCAAGAGATTAAAAAAGGCATCGAGATCATAAATAAACTTGACGTTCAAATTTCAGAAATTTGGGACGCAGTTATAGAGGATAAACGCCAAATCGGACGCTGGAAAGGTGTGGGCATCCTAGATCGCCAAATAGCACGTGACTTTAGCCCAGTTGGTCCAAATATGAGAGGCTCTGGCTTTAAACGCGATAACCGCTACGATCATCCATATGACTTCTTTAAACAGATAGAATTTGAAGTAGCAGTTGAGCATGGTTGTGACGTTTTTGCTCGTGAGATGGTTAGATATAAAGAGCTAAAAAGCTCTATCCACATCATCCGCCAATGCTTTGAGCTAATGCCTCAAACTCCGATCATGATCGATCCTGTGACTATGATCAAACCTGAAAATTTTGCACTTGGTCATGATGAAGCACCACGTGGCGAGAATGTTCACTGGATCATGCAAGGCAGTGCTCAAAAAGTATATCGCTGGAGATGCAGGGCAGCAACATACAACAACTGGCCAAGCCTAAGATATCAATTTAGAGGAAACAACATAAGTGACGCTGCGCTTATCGTTTGCTCACTTGACCCTTGCTACTCATGTACAGAGCGTGTTACATTAGTCGATGTAAGGACTAAAAAGAGCAAAATTTTAACAGAGAAAGACCTTAAAAAATTCTGTCAAGATGGCGGGGTTAGTAAAAAGGATTTAAGATGA